One Nicotiana tomentosiformis chromosome 4, ASM39032v3, whole genome shotgun sequence genomic window carries:
- the LOC138909269 gene encoding uncharacterized protein, protein MVNPKGGKNTGHAMAVTTRSGRGGDATTLTQRRIVNDDVLVQEDEALSNVVQANDEVRIYSDKRIGKPRPTFMRLQIADRTMKRPLGIIDDVLVCVDKFILSADFVIFDCEVDYEVPIILGRPFLSTGKALVNVEADELTFRVGDENVVFHVCKSMRQPNNNEVCSFVNLVTEVIVDDASAVMNVDDTLEAVLLNHDDDKKEGFVECVGLDGYSGYNQILIAPERRLLSLVPMWVLLLQEFDLEIQDRKGSENQVADRLSRLEEEGRPHDDLEINDSFPDDQLLSISMTGMPWFANLANYLVSGIVPNEFSSNQRKKLKRDCLDYYWDEPYLFRICTYGVIRRYVPEE, encoded by the exons aTGGTGAACCCGAAGGGCGGGAAAAACAcaggacatgccatggccgtaaccacaagaagtggaagaggtggagatgcaaccaccttaactcaaagaagaattgtgaatgatgatgtgttggttcaagaagatgaggctctgagcaatgtggttcaagctaatgacgaAGTGAGGATTTATAGTGACAAAA gaattgggaaaccaagacccacatttATGAGGTTGCAAATTGCGGATCggactatgaagagaccattgggtattattgatgatgtgttggtttgtgttgataagttcatcctttcggccgattttgtgatttttgattgtgaggttgactatgaggtgcctattatcttgggtagacctttcctttcAACAGGGAAGGCTCTTGTTAATGTGGAAGCCGatgagctcaccttccgggtgggcgatgaaaatgtGGTTTTCCATGTATGCAAATCTATGAGACAACCGAATAacaatgaagtttgttcgtttgtgaaTTTAGTGACTGaagtgattgttgatgatgctagtgccgtgatgaatgttgatgataccttggaagccgtattgcttaatcatgatgatgataagaaggaaggctttgtggaatgt gttggccttGATGGATACTCCggttacaatcaaattcttattgctcctgagagaagactactttcacttgtccctatg TGGGTGCTtcttttgcaagagtttgatctagagattcaagaccgcaaaggtagtgaaaaccaagtggcggaccgcttgtctcgtttggaggaggaggggaggccacacgatgaccttgagataaatgattcatttcccgaCGATCAACTCCTATCCATTTctatgaccgggatgccatggttcgccaacttagccaattatcttgtgagtggcattgtaccgaatgagttctcttcaaaccaaaggaagaagctcaaacgagattgccttgactattattgggatgagccttatctcTTCCGAATTTGTACATATGGTGTGATTCGACGATATGTACCGGAGGAGTAA
- the LOC138909270 gene encoding uncharacterized protein, with the protein MEILEACHSSPYGGHHGGARTTIKVLSYGFYWPTLYKDVSNLVKRCDECQRASGISKKTEMPLTTILEIDIFDVWGIDFMSPFVSSCGNTYILVAVDYVSKWVEVVAFPNNEARSVVAFLKKNIFTRMAYKTLIGMYPHWLRFGKACHLPVELEHKVVWALKKLNLEWDVANNLRVAQLNELDEFLFHAYSSSSSYKDKMKYIHDKYIRNKEFNEGDLVLLFNFRLRIFSGKLKSKWSGPFEVVHVTPFGALNLNNKNDEVFRGNGHRVKYP; encoded by the exons atggaaattcttgaggcttgccactcttcgccatatggtggtcaccatggtggagctagaacGACAATAAAAGTGTTGAGttatggattctattggcctactctttacaaggacgtTAGCAAtctcgtcaagcgttgtgatgaatgtcaaagggctaGTGGAATTTCTAAGAAAactgagatgcccctcaccaccatcttggagattgacatttttgatgtgtggggcattgatttcatgagTCCTTTtgtgagctcttgtgggaacacttacatattggtagctgtggactatgtgtcaaagtgggttgaagtcgtggcttttcccaacaatgaagctaggagtgtggtggcatttttgaaaaagaacatcttcacaag GATGGCTTACAAAACACTGATTGGTATGTATCCACATTGGTTAaggttcgggaaagcttgtcacctaccggtggaacttgagcacaaggttgtgtgggcattgaagaagcttaatcttgaatgggatgtcgccaacaacttaagggtggcacaattgaatgagcttgatgaattcctgTTCCATGCATATTCAAGTTCATCCTCAtacaaggacaagatgaagtacattcatgacaagtacatccggaacaaggagttcaatgaaggcgatcttgtgctattgttcaatttTCGATTGCGGATATTTTCAGGAAAGTTGaagtccaagtggagtggtccatttgaggttgtgcatgtgacaccttttggtgcattaaaCTTGAATAACaagaatgatgaagtgtttagaggcaatggtcaccgggtgaaataTCCTTAG